Sequence from the Argentina anserina chromosome 7, drPotAnse1.1, whole genome shotgun sequence genome:
TCTTTCCTTGGATTAAAGTTAACACTGATGGTTTGGCTAAAGGTAATCCAGGTCCTGCAGCCTATGTGGGTGTTTTCCGTAATTCTTGTGGTGGTTTCCTAGGGGGATTTTGTCAGTCTCTTggatgtaatttttctttttctccgaGTTTTGTGTTGTTATTCTGGCAATTGAGATTGCTATTGCTAGAGGTTGGTTCCATTTATGGTTGGAAAGTGACTCTATAAGTGTGGTGGCATGTTTCTCTTCTAGATCTTTCTCTCCTccatagaatttgagagttctttggcacaactgcTTGTCTAAACTCAGTATGATGTCCTTTCGATGCAATCATATTtttagtaagagtcttgggcggtatttgatgcatttttgtgcttacatgagttaaaacgcataattggtcttgagtcctagtttgactaggaatcattgttaggtttcgaaactaattatctcttacttatgattttattttcttattttaagattggattgaagaaataattaaagaaaaagagatggagccaagtcatgcaacaattaagtagaagatgatcattaaagacaCAAAACATGGcttgatttagggaataaaacatgacatgatttagggaataaaacatgacatgatttatggaataaaacatggcatgatttagggaataaagcatgacattgattataggaacttgctctctctttcctctatatatacaaggcTTCACCTCTTAAATaaaatcacttctcatttaCATTCAAGAgtcaaaactctaccaaaatactacctcaaacatccttcaccaaaacagcaagtcATTCTTTCCCATAGACAAATCACTTCAATTgtgttatgatcgatcacatatgcgacacatcaggttcatacttcctcaacatggaaatgtagaagacgttgtgaacgtccgacatgctagtaggcaaggctagttttcccaccttctcgagaatctcaaaggcccaacatacctcggccaacttttctttcttgccaaatctcactacacccaactttggcccaacagataggtgatcgacatggtctaccttaagtgcctcatagggtaccatgccgatgctggaatggtaactgtcgttgtaggcgaactcaatcaatctcaaatgatttcacagctaccttaaaatccagcatacaagctctcaacctatcttccgttacctcaaacttcctccatcagacaatctgtcacatgtcctaacaataatagtcgcatgtgagctactcaaaatataatcatcctcccgaaacataatgatgttttcagcatggaggcgtcgacgccctcttttgtctagttcaccactctcttgcgatttaacagactatcctcacgtcatgagttagctcctaccactaagcatggtcaaaactctcaacatctaacatgagtcaaatcaatgattaacacatgcctactactttcatcacacatagtggtttccaaataaacgtgctttatcacAACAATAcgttcatgacttcaccacaatgcatcgctagaataacgaacctaccattccttccaatcaacaaaataatctcctttcatgatcatcttattataaccataaaaagttgtcgtgcatgatacccactcaagtaccatatttgtatcggcaacacgataaagaaatcttaactcattgagttcacaaccaccacagaacaccaccttggattaagaattactctcaaatAATTCcccagagaatcgactaatatacgcacaaggcagtagagaacctctaccgccaccacaagagtgacgcatcacgcatcccatcacactcaccaaaacttaccgtcgaaaattaattacagcttcctgcttccatgagtggtatgccacaatttgggGTTCAAACAAAGAAGGTATTTATCTCCCAacggtggaacatgaaaattaggtgaactttacagcgcaaaatccaacacgaccacaactgagatatactttaccccctagttcatacatgcctcaaatgcatgacatacggTCCCACACAAATGCCTCAGTGCATCATCTAAAATATTGGTTCCTCCCAccgttgtagtactaataagtttagTAACTACTTCAACAGAACCCGATATTAGGTCCATCATAtcctcaaaactaacccaaaatgatcgctataccaccactctaaacagttgtttctttactttcattaagaaccctcatggccaacgcattcggccaaaataacttctctgcaagcagtaatataattgattactctttatcataaaatttatcccttgttgaacacttcagtcaacttcgccttatccaacaataaacaatctgatgcacagagagaaaagaacctctaagtctccaacactaacgccacttgcacttgaaaagaaaatttagtcctcaaccatttctttaccagttagaaggtacttgtcacgaccaattcattaaaacaccactaagctaaggtcatctcatactttaccttcaatagagttacttcaccgccattgcgtctcatttggacctgtggcattgtgaagttccaatccccaacaccaaaataattaaatcctgaaagatcagcgttctcaattaaatgctcatctagcaaaataattaattcgtgacgtcaaaatgaaatttctctaacacattagatttcttgctcagccaagaacaatgtgtaACTTCAATTGTCAATGTCCGAAACAAAACGAGTTGGAACGCAACAACGACGTAATGTGAATCTCTATTTAATAATTGTATCACCACCTTAAGGACGTATCACACacatcatcaatcctaggtaaatgatacataatcttgatggtcaccttaatCATTCCCCTATAATTCACACTCAACCGCATGAGACTTCTTTCTTATTCACGAATAACACCGGCACAACTCAAGGCGAGACACTAGGTTTGATGAACCCTAGGTCTAATATGTCATCTATCTGctctttcaattttttaaactCGTTCTTTCCCAATCCCATAAGGCGCCTTTGATACAGATGCTATACCAGgcacatcatcaataaagaaATCAACACCTCTCGAAGAAGGTAAACtcagtatctcctgaaacacctcactatactcgaaTAGTAAaacaatgtctgtgatagctacttccaGATCCACATACTCCACATTTGCCAAGACTCTAgctatcatggcattatccgactcgaggcacatatacgaaactctggtttcctgggtctatGAAAGAACTCATCATGTcaacacaatcaatcaccgcgtactgcggcctcaaccaattaattcctcagatcacatcatagtgtggtccggaatcactatcaaataagcagagaactctctacttccaatcacaataggacaagcctttcattgtctccaatttcgaggaacactccaaaagcgaagtgacacataaagagtttctcataggcgtaggaatcaatcctaacccctccactgccaactatcaataaatgaatgtggctatcatcctcttctctaactcagagtactcaatcatcaccaagtaagtcccaatactccgatccaatggtccgctaccatatgatccaagcgtcatgaaatgatagcactagcagctcactcatgtccttgatcaacctcaacacacgactatcgtctctaacgatagcaacaagatcaacttgtctttccaatggagcagcctcctcataaaggttctccacattgcggactcggcctacAGACAtaactcggcctcgacctctcgtccgtcctcggccctgtccacggccattttccaaattcatcaccattcaacaattaacactcagtcatatatgtgaagtctcgaattcgacaaaatagatccaactgatatcaatcatgaaatttcagaagaaagtgaatcatcggagtatcatcacaatactccctacatgaccaaaccataaggtatggctcctaacactctcgcgtacccggcgacatatcaataccgaggagcatgtgatgggtgcccgcctgcagtcggatcatcgctcccagatgatattgataatcgccaaatacgcacttaggctctgataccaactgtaacgaccccaaaatttcaagcataaaaactcaaaatttcaaagtcgttaaacaccaaacaatctcaacgaatcgaaatcatttcaaatgccacagcggatcatctctgagttcaaaatacaactcagtcaaaccaattattacaaaccaaattataattcaacattataacaaatagaaatgtataatcctcacaacaacctcacaagatagtcacacaaaatcctcgcTCCAgctggaaataaataacttcaagttctCACAgtagtccgtcaattcccgctaatccacacctgcggagttatccactacaccatcgaattggtgcaccgggattgtaaacacaaacccggtaagctttacagctcgtatgagtaaaataaaaacataacacgcatatcaatatatacggaaatccacaaatcaacaaatataaatgcacccaTGAGTAAaaggacggcccatctggttgtcccgaaaatatgaaaatgaaagtactcatgagcaattgggcaacccctctgtttacccaaatgcatttataatacgggtactaatgagcgctggtacacctctgttacccctcacgtcgTACACCGCCGGCATTGGGCAACTCCTCGCTATCCAACGCACGACATTGggtaacctcctcgctacccaacgtcCGACttcgggcaacctcctcgctacccatgtctggcagacagactagagctctaactgtatcgtaactttcgcccggccaaaggctaggttctgacatgccacacacgtccgaagactggtccgaagacataaacgcgtacaataatctactcattatttgtacgAATTGCATCAACATTCTCagtatataattctcatcaccactgtgatcatattcacaaacgaaatcctaacagtatataatatagcaaactatatatatatgtacatatttaccatttatacaatatatatataatccactttattatatacatgtcatatttcataaacacgtccgaagacaaaacgttttaacaattctcaacgttaaaaccacgtacaataatctactcattatttgtacaaatcgcatcacatgctcaatatataattctcatcaccactgtgatcatattcacaaatgaaatcctaacagtatataatatagcaaactatatatatatgtacatatttaccatttgtacaatatatatataatccattatatcatatacatgtcgtatttcattcattaatattttgcaaaatcttgaatctccgcaaggtagattcgtaaataagtgagattttactcaccctctttcctgcgtgcaacttccacgaccctgaaagtaatttcctcactcgtttcgtcagtcacctaatagcacgataaatgcttagaaaatgatacttaaaataataGGTGGCGAGTTCAGCACAACTAAatattgttcataaaacatttttcacgggaacactgttcatgtttactaatcactgtttttactaaatcaCTGTTTACAGTCAATGTTttgccaaaacactgttcacagtactgttttaccatgccactgttcacatttactgttacagattactattcacaggtactattacagatcactattcacagttacagatcactattcacagttactattcatgcgtCGTCACTATTcacatttactattcatgcggcgtgactgttcaccgaccgccaccaatcatcaccaaatttcaccaccacaacctaaacaacatttccaacaacttcctagttgataccaaggtctaaatccgagcctaaacaatCCAAACAACGAATaacataaattcggcactattcacaaaccctagaaattgaaattttgattcgggtacttacacttcgatttggctcgattccttttgtgggaatgttgctgggactgagacaagcaaaaccccccaagaatctcgagctatggtggccggaggaggcggcgccgacacagcagtaacttccggcggttgccacaccgtgtgtggttgtcgccggagtgcaaggcatagcccaaaagatggagatcgtcgagcccgtcagtttgataggtggcacgacacgaggcgatgtcggatggtggagaaatcggccggagaaggtttttgggtcgggtgaacagtacccgagctctggtgaacagtacccgagcggatttttggaaaaaaactgattttctgatttttaatctcctctacttctttttatactatttccaaaatcggaaacgaacttccgacgttaataactttcgcgtccaacgtccgattcgaacgcgtgacgtgtccacgaactcgtatcgatgagctctacgactttcgtgaaggaagtttttgtaaccgagcgacggaataaaagtcgatctatacgttgcggtaacgttacgttttctaattaaacgatccgagaacgtttccgttttcgtttcgaaatgtcgcaaagctccaattgtcgtcttgaattaatttcacaaactttgaaaatactcgacatttagtttctaaaaattcgggttattacaaaaataTCTAAACTTATAATTACGACGAGTTGCGTCTTAAATCAATGAAAAACTTCATTTTCTTAGAACGCAAAAACTTCATATTCGAATGCCAAAATCTTAATCAAGGAAAGCAAAAGTGTCATCACGCCAAACCTTCATCTTTATATGTGAAGTCAAACCACTACATGTTTGCCTCAATTCTTATTTAGACACTTCTTTTCATTATTTGAAActatttgtgtatttttatttgGTACTTTTTATAGTAAAATTGATaaatatgttaaatttaattgaaaattagaaaatccGACATATtcccgatatatcttcttcttttttcaaaaCTGATATGATGTCGATATGTGATATTTAGACAATTGTCAACCTCTTTATTAGCTTGATTCTTCCACATCAAACTTTTCATATTGTCTGCATTTCTCCACTTTCTTTTTCTCGCAAACAAGTTTATCAACATGCATGACATAATTTCCAGCATTCCATGGCTCCAGTTTGATGGCTGGCTCTAGAATTTTGTTGGCTCTTGTGACATCCTCATAATACCCACATGCAAAAAGAAAGGAACTAAAAATTAATCCATGGACATCGTAAGCCATGCTCTTGATCAACTTCTCAGCTTCCTCCGAGCACACTGCCCTTCCTAAAAGATCTACCATACCACCATAATGCTCAATCTGTGGAATGAGCCCAAAGTATTCCATTTTCCTAAACCAAAATTTTCCTTCCTCTACTAGACCACAATGATTACAAGCAGACCGAAGACCCAAAAAGGTTATATTGTTCGGCTTAAACTTTTCTCGTTGCATCTGTACCTAAACATGAAAGAATTGCATTTACCAACAGAATTAGCCAATTGGGGACaaacaaatcatcaacatactATTTTCGTAAATTACTGAACAATTACTCGTCCTTGAGTTGATGAGTTAGAACTTCTCATTTGCGTAGAAAAGAGTTATGCAACTAGACCCGCTAGTTTGGAATTGTCAATTTCAtagactaaaaaaaaaaaaggaaatcacAATGTGGAAAGATCAAAAGATGTTGAATCAAAGCAATTAAGACCAAGTGATATGATGAAGACCAAGTGAAATGATGTAAGCCTATAGTGACAGTCAGACGGAGGCTCTCTGAAATTAAGTTGCATGAAGATAAGAGAATTAGACGCTGCAATTTGGTCTATAGTCCATCATATAATCCTAATCAATGTCTTTTTTCTTAACCTCAAACGTAAAGAGTTGTGAACTAACTCGAACCACACAATGGTTCTTTAGTAAGTCTTGTGCATcttgattgcttgatttagCTCCAACCACTGATCTTGATTACTTATTCTTCATGAAAGCTAGTGTGTTCAACGATCGGTCTGAAATACTCAGAGTGCAGACATAGTTCTCTTAGTACGGAAATGCGTTCATATTATAACTAATTTCATTTACCCCATCTCACAAGTCGGACTGTCGGAGGACTTAGACTTCCAACTTAACTTATACGGAGGAGTCTTGCAATTTATGGCTTGACGAAAGAATCGTAGTCAACTTAAactaaaaagaagaagaagctattTCGTACCtcataattacataatttctCTTGGTTGCATACTCTATAAATACCACCTTCCGTTTTATCTTGATTTCACCAATCAAAGATAAATTATGGGGCTATCATCTGATTCATCTCTATAAAGATAGCTTCTGGTCAAGTGATTGGCGTTGATCTTTGTAGCAGTTGTCTCTATGGCTCTATCAACTCCAGCAGCTCCCTCTTCCGCCTTATTCATCTTGAGAGGCTCAACCTTGCTGACAATGATTTCAATTCCTCTCATATTCCGACTACTATTAGTAACTTCCCAAAGCTCAGGTATCTCAACCTCTCTTAATCAGGCTTTTCTGGTCATGTGCCATCTGAAATTTCACAACTGTCTAAGTAATATTATATCGATCTATCTTTCAATGAAGATATGTTTGCCAATGGAGAAACGTTAAGAAGCCTTTCTCAAAATTCCGGTCATGTGCCATGGATTTGCAATATGAGTTCTTTGTTCCACCTTGATTTGTCGAATAAATAATTGAGTGGTCTTCTTCCGCAATGCCTAGGGAATGCGAGAATTGAAATTCTAAACCTCGGAAACAACTATTTGACTGGAAATGTTTCCCCATGGATTTGCAATCTGAGTCATCTTCGTTACCTCGACTTGTCAAGCAACAAATTCAGTGGCATGTTACCACAATGTGTCGGAAACTTTAGTGATGCTCTGGAACATCTCAATCTTGCAAACAACTCATTTCATGGCATTCTTCCTGAAACATTCACCAACAGAGGCAGCAGTCTGAGCATGTTTGATGTTAGTCATAACCACTTGGAGGGGCAATTACCAAGGTCATTGGCGAATTGCGCAACACTCGAGTTTCTTGTTCTGTCAAACAACCAATTCGATGATGTTTTCCCTATCTGGTTGGGAAGTCTTCAGAAGTTGAAAATATTGGCAATGAGCCATAATGGGTTCTATGGTGCGATCGGGCAGCCTAAGAAGAATATTGTTCAGTTTCCCCAGTTGCAGATTCTTGATCTGTCTTACAATAGATTTAGAGGCGAGTTTCCAGCTGAATACATCTTCTCTAGTTATGCCATCAGAGGTATCTCTCTCTCACATAAGAGAAGTTTTCCTGATAGTTATAGCTATTACTTACAGTGTTCCATCACAATAACAAACAAGGGCATTGAGATACACTATCCAAAGATTCAAGAGGACTTCGTAGCCATCCATATCTCCAGCAACAGATTTGAAGGGAACATTCCTGAGTTCATTGGGAAACTTAAGGGGCTTCGCTCGCTTAATATTTCCAATAACTCTTTCACCGGCCGCATTCCGTCATCGTTCGGCAACTTGACACTGCTTGAATCATTGGACCTTTCGCACAACCAACTCTCAGGACAGATTCCTCAGCAACTCTCACAGCTTTGGTTCTTGGCAAAGTTCAATGTCTGTCACAACAATCTCACAGGTCATATACCAGGTGGAAATCAATTCTCAACATTTGACATCACTTCATTTGAGGGAAATCCCGGATTATGTGGAGATCCATTGCCAAAGAAATGTGAGAATCCTGAGGGGATTCTGCTTCCACCTTCAATATCAGATCCTGAGGGCTCTGGAATTAAAGTGGACTGGATATTTGCTTTGGCAGGTTTAGGGAGTGGGTTGGTGGTGGGAGTAGTTCTAGCAGACGTTGCGATCGCAAAATGGGATGAGCAGTTCATCGAGACTGTTGGAATGCTGACCAAGCTTGTGAGAAGGATGAGAAGGTGCAGAAGATGAGTACTATCTTGCATTTTAATTTTGCTTGCGTTGTATACTTGTGTTACTTAGATTTGTGTAAGATATGAATTTGTAATGCAGTATCAATAAAGTTTGGACACTTTCTTCCGAACATCATGACATCATACATAGGAGAAATAATTCAATCTGACTTGTCATATAAAAGTaacatcatgatcgaagtaaaTGAAATACATTTAATTTTACTCCAATCCTGCTAGTTCATggtaagtatatatatgatgacaaaaacagaagaaagataTATGTACAGGTATATAAGGAATTAAGGATAATACAAAGTTAGACTGTAGTTTTGGTTCATGGCATCAATATCTAAACCCTTCAGCCTCGCAAAAGATTCCACCTTGCCTTTGAGAGTGTTGAGCTCCCTTAACCTGTGCAAATATCACATTGCAAAGTAACCAGAACTGTAAAACTGAAGAAATGAGGGAAAACAAAACTTCTACCATTAACATCGTAAAGACTAACCTCGCAATCTCTGCGCGCCTTTTAGCTTCTTCTGCCATCAGATTAATGTCCCTAAAAGTGCTCTTCTCCGAAAATATTTTACCGTGATCAACAGATCGCAATCCATGTAATGTTCGCTGTTCAGCTGTCCATGCAGCCTCGCGAGATTCCTTTCCGAAATCCTTTTTGCTAGTAAATGCAGTCTGGTAAACAGCATAAATTGATACAAATAAGGTTTGAATTTTAAGGTAAACAGAATATTGAGGATAACCAGGGATATTGGAACACCAGTAGTAGTTTTTGtgtcataatttttttaaagtttTTTAAGGTTATTCATTCATGGTCATTTTGCACTAAATTACTAAGAAACGTATCACTGTCTAATCTGGATAAAGTAAGATTTACGCACTCTTTGGTCTACTACTAAGCACCATGCCCGTCCACTGAGTGCGTAGCCCACAGCAAATTTGATAGGATCAAGTAGCATGTAAGTGACAATGATGAATAGCCAAATAACACCAGTCCAACATACTTCTtatatttgtaaatttcaaGGTAGCGGTGGGAGATAATACTGTAGCAATCTGCAAAGTCATGTAGAGCATAAGCGAGTCTCGTCATTGAGAGTATCTAAATATCTAATACCAtaactttttatttttgaagcaTAAAGTTCACTGAAATCTAGTACCAGTTGAGCAATGATGAAGGCTACTACAAGCAAAAGGCCTGGTCTTTCTGTGAACGACCATCCCCTGGAGCGAGTAACAAATACTAAAGCCTGGCTGATGGTGCTGATTTGGAGATACAAGGTAGAAGACAACTTTTCTTTTACCGGAGTAGAAATAGAAGGCTTTTTCATATCAAGCTTATGTTGATTAAAGTTTTCCACACCAAAATGTTTCTGCAAGGGAGAACGCCAGGGTCATAGGTCAATATAGTACTACAAAACTTAAAAATATCCAACCAATATGGCAGAGGATGATCCAAACTATGTCTAGGCAGTCTagacaaacaaaaacatatattaAAATTAAGGCTTCAGTGGCTCTCTGCATTAGTCTGAAAGGGCACCCTCCATTTTGTCAGCCAACAACAAAAAGTTCACAAATTCTTCAAAACAGAAAGGAATAGTTTAGGGAGACTACTTACGTGAAAGAAATCAGTTTGATAGGCTGCCCAGAAGAATATAACAGTCATCAGTGCCGAGTAACTACCAAGGGCAACCCCAGTTACAAAAATTTCACTGAGCTTCCAACTGTCAGGAAATGGAGATGGCTTGACTCTATCTTTAGATATCGTCATGATAGTACCTAAAAGAAATTAAGCAACATGTTAGGTGATGTTGGCAACTAAAAGACAGGGTTCGGTTACAAAAGGATGGATGTCATGAAAATCCTATCAAATGAACGCAAagggaatagtaaagctaagTAGCTAACCATCATTAAGAACAGCAATCACAAGAACCATGAAAGGAGGGAAGTCAAATTTCCAGAAGACAGCCAGCAACATAAACCCTAGCTGTAAATATACAAATCCATATGACAACAGACGTTCCAGAAATTTTATACAGAAGATTTTGTCATAAAAAAGAAGCTTACCACAATACGTATGGTGATTGAGACAGCATATATCTGAGAAGGACAAAAATCAAT
This genomic interval carries:
- the LOC126803568 gene encoding pentatricopeptide repeat-containing protein At2g44880-like, yielding MRSSNSSTQGRVQMQREKFKPNNITFLGLRSACNHCGLVEEGKFWFRKMEYFGLIPQIEHYGGMVDLLGRAVCSEEAEKLIKSMAYDVHGLIFSSFLFACGYYEDVTRANKILEPAIKLEPWNAGNYVMHVDKLVCEKKKVEKCRQYEKFDVEESS
- the LOC126801881 gene encoding receptor like protein 26-like; translation: MALSTPAAPSSALFILRGSTLLTMISIPLIFRLLLVTSQSSGNARIEILNLGNNYLTGNVSPWICNLSHLRYLDLSSNKFSGMLPQCVGNFSDALEHLNLANNSFHGILPETFTNRGSSLSMFDVSHNHLEGQLPRSLANCATLEFLVLSNNQFDDVFPIWLGSLQKLKILAMSHNGFYGAIGQPKKNIVQFPQLQILDLSYNRFRGEFPAEYIFSSYAIRGISLSHKRSFPDSYSYYLQCSITITNKGIEIHYPKIQEDFVAIHISSNRFEGNIPEFIGKLKGLRSLNISNNSFTGRIPSSFGNLTLLESLDLSHNQLSGQIPQQLSQLWFLAKFNVCHNNLTGHIPGGNQFSTFDITSFEGNPGLCGDPLPKKCENPEGILLPPSISDPEGSGIKVDWIFALAGLGSGLVVGVVLADVAIAKWDEQFIETVGMLTKLVRRMRRCRR